In Mycoavidus cysteinexigens, a genomic segment contains:
- the mpl gene encoding UDP-N-acetylmuramate:L-alanyl-gamma-D-glutamyl-meso-diaminopimelate ligase, giving the protein MHIHILGICGTFMGGLAVLARQAGHRVTGCDAQVYPPMSTQLAAQGIELIDGYQVDQLALNADLYVIGNVVTRGNPLLEAILDQGLPYTSGPQWLGEHVLAQKWVLAVAGTHGKTTTASILTWLLEEAGLNPGFLIGGVPLNLNISARLTPSNFFVIEADEYDTAFFDKRSKFIHYRPRTLVLNNLEYDHADIFPDLTAIETQFHHLVRTIPATGRMIVNGRDEALARVLSRGCWSEVEAFGSADGWHAEALDERVMDQSFAVHWQAQRVATVNWQSLGEHNRLNALAALAAARHVGVAPATGAAALARFAGVKRRMETYGSVGGVTIYDDFAHHPSAISTTLAGLRARIGTQARILAVLEARSNTMKLGALKAQLPASLAQADLIFAYGASAGRDALGWDLAQTLAPLGERVYPLHDLEALARAVTLVARPGDHIVVMSNGSFGGIHAKLLARLSKKEGVASDFDSGKVA; this is encoded by the coding sequence ATGCATATTCATATTCTCGGCATTTGCGGCACCTTCATGGGTGGGCTGGCGGTGTTGGCACGCCAAGCCGGTCATCGCGTGACCGGTTGCGATGCCCAAGTGTACCCGCCAATGAGCACGCAGCTTGCGGCGCAAGGCATTGAACTCATCGACGGTTACCAGGTTGACCAGCTGGCCTTAAATGCCGATCTTTATGTGATCGGGAATGTCGTGACGCGCGGCAACCCATTGCTGGAGGCGATTCTAGACCAAGGCTTGCCTTACACCTCAGGTCCGCAATGGCTGGGTGAACATGTGTTAGCGCAAAAATGGGTCTTGGCTGTAGCCGGCACACATGGCAAAACAACCACCGCGTCGATCTTGACTTGGTTGCTCGAAGAAGCGGGCTTGAACCCGGGCTTTCTAATCGGTGGCGTGCCGCTCAATTTGAATATCTCAGCCCGACTTACGCCCTCGAATTTTTTTGTGATCGAAGCCGATGAATACGATACGGCGTTTTTCGATAAGCGCTCTAAATTTATTCATTATCGTCCGCGCACGCTGGTGCTGAATAATCTCGAATACGATCATGCGGACATTTTCCCGGATCTGACTGCGATTGAAACCCAATTTCACCATTTAGTGCGGACTATCCCAGCGACGGGGCGGATGATTGTGAATGGCCGTGATGAAGCGCTAGCACGTGTGTTAAGCCGGGGCTGTTGGAGTGAAGTTGAAGCGTTTGGGAGCGCCGACGGCTGGCATGCGGAAGCGCTTGATGAGCGTGTGATGGATCAATCTTTTGCTGTGCATTGGCAGGCCCAGCGCGTCGCTACAGTTAATTGGCAGAGCTTGGGCGAACATAATCGGCTTAATGCCTTAGCGGCATTGGCGGCGGCCCGCCATGTCGGTGTAGCGCCGGCGACGGGCGCTGCAGCCTTGGCGCGTTTTGCTGGGGTTAAGCGTCGGATGGAAACCTATGGTAGCGTGGGTGGGGTCACAATTTATGATGATTTTGCGCATCATCCGAGCGCAATTAGCACCACTCTGGCCGGTTTACGGGCGCGGATTGGGACTCAGGCGCGCATTTTGGCGGTACTCGAAGCGCGCTCGAATACGATGAAATTGGGCGCGCTGAAAGCTCAATTGCCGGCGAGCCTGGCTCAAGCAGATCTGATTTTCGCATATGGGGCATCAGCGGGGCGCGACGCGCTCGGCTGGGATTTAGCCCAGACTCTAGCGCCGCTAGGCGAGCGCGTTTATCCTTTGCATGATCTTGAGGCGCTGGCGCGAGCGGTCACGCTGGTGGCGCGGCCGGGCGATCATATTGTGGTGATGAGCAACGGCAGCTTTGGCGGTATTCATGCGAAACTGCTTGCGAGACTTTCTAAAAAAGAGGGCGTGGCAAGCGATTTTGATTCAGGGAAGGTTGCGTGA
- the tssM gene encoding type VI secretion system membrane subunit TssM yields MEWFKKKPAAEKVEKDQRPAQLGLHRKHFQQALKDLRNAHETRHWRRNYIYQLPWYVVIGAPQAGKTTMLTHSEHSFSSGQRLYPPPAENDDHASPCDWWLTEDAVLLDTPGIYMEPDKAHESGSSEWLGFLDLLRKYRTRCPLNGVIITLSAMDLMQAHTTRGSAQATLLRQRLNELHERLGVHPPIYLMVTKCDLLAGFNEFFGDLNSDECTQVWGLTFPVTCKTDIKVLLDSFSGEFGALHKQLQMHVLTRMQQETNDHRRALIYSFPQQFAGLQSALRQFLETTFGASRFEDPAVLSGVYFTSAIQQGQPVYRVMSSVAATLEWVPPVTSAVDLEERAYFLTRLWREVIFREAGRVGDNRRLERRRQWLRRGALGVSIVAPIIACAVILLAYQRNSQSMAQLSESVVKLKNKVQNVSSQSDLLVLLPLFDEARDLANAYRLQNQAASFWSRRVLYQDDTLAYNLELTYQQLLQEGLLPLLVRTLEDELRRGEANSPDEQYQFLRAYLMLGDPAHFDAETVRITVITKWREKFLYNASQAQQNEVDDHLAALLRSVQFKASLPLNNELIEQARATLGHLPLAQRVFNNLKRRLEKTNLPPFSLSAAAGRNASLALLRHSGASLADGVSGVYTQKGYAQFRVLCDEAVTEVEKANWVLGQKQADISTENIAALKITLAQLYFKEYIEQWDNFLKDIDLLPFEKLAQGASIANLLAAADSPLRLLVNAAVQETTLAQTDAAKAPAYALENTVDTHFQALHDVVKKTEAAEQTPLAQVLSMLKEVAMFLDAADTAHAYNLPIPTSNALSQLRLAIQGMPAPLPNVLDGVVTDSMALLKDGERARLNALWMTNIAPFCQQAIGGRYPLVANSMHDVTQEDFAKIFGPGRLIDDFFEKNLKAYVDMSKPKWRWRNNTLGIADDVLMQFQRAAQIRDAFFQDGGKAVSIRFNLKLVNIDSTIAKFTLELDGQKLLATHGAAQPVQFQWPSGNGTGLAQMTFLPAKDQKDVMKDGPWAVLRLLDTGRLESTQQADRFKLTFDSAGRKVVFELNASSVINPFKRTVFEKFRCPAHL; encoded by the coding sequence ATGGAGTGGTTTAAGAAAAAACCTGCTGCGGAAAAAGTAGAGAAAGATCAACGCCCAGCACAATTAGGATTGCACAGAAAACACTTCCAACAGGCCTTAAAAGATTTGAGGAACGCGCACGAAACAAGGCATTGGCGACGGAATTATATCTATCAATTGCCCTGGTATGTCGTGATTGGCGCACCGCAAGCGGGTAAAACAACCATGCTGACGCATTCTGAACACAGCTTTTCGTCAGGCCAGCGACTTTACCCCCCACCTGCAGAAAATGACGATCATGCCTCACCCTGTGACTGGTGGTTGACGGAGGATGCGGTTTTGCTTGATACCCCAGGCATTTATATGGAACCAGACAAAGCGCATGAAAGTGGCTCATCAGAGTGGTTGGGTTTTTTGGATTTATTGCGCAAATATCGAACCCGTTGTCCATTAAATGGCGTGATTATTACCTTGTCCGCAATGGATTTGATGCAGGCTCATACGACACGTGGCAGCGCGCAAGCTACTTTACTGCGGCAACGGCTCAATGAGCTTCATGAGCGGCTGGGGGTACACCCTCCGATTTATCTGATGGTGACGAAATGTGATTTATTGGCTGGTTTTAATGAGTTTTTTGGTGATCTGAACAGCGATGAATGCACTCAAGTCTGGGGTCTCACTTTTCCAGTGACCTGTAAAACGGATATTAAAGTATTGCTGGATTCATTTTCTGGGGAATTTGGCGCACTGCATAAGCAATTGCAAATGCATGTTCTAACGCGCATGCAGCAAGAAACCAATGATCACCGGCGTGCCCTTATTTATAGTTTTCCGCAACAATTTGCCGGTTTGCAAAGCGCTTTGCGGCAATTTCTTGAAACGACTTTTGGTGCTTCGCGCTTTGAAGATCCAGCGGTGCTGAGTGGCGTTTACTTTACTAGCGCGATACAGCAAGGTCAACCCGTTTATCGAGTGATGAGTTCAGTTGCGGCGACCCTGGAATGGGTGCCACCGGTGACTAGCGCAGTGGATCTTGAGGAGCGCGCCTACTTTCTGACGCGCTTATGGCGTGAGGTCATTTTCCGCGAAGCCGGACGAGTTGGCGATAACCGCAGGCTGGAACGTCGTCGTCAATGGTTGCGGCGAGGCGCGCTAGGAGTGTCGATAGTAGCGCCTATCATTGCATGCGCGGTTATTTTGCTCGCTTACCAGCGCAATAGCCAGTCGATGGCACAGTTATCTGAAAGCGTCGTCAAACTAAAAAATAAAGTACAAAATGTGAGTAGCCAGAGTGATCTGCTGGTTTTATTACCGCTGTTTGACGAAGCGCGCGACTTGGCCAATGCCTATCGATTACAAAACCAAGCCGCCTCATTTTGGTCCCGGCGTGTGCTTTATCAAGACGATACTTTAGCCTACAACCTGGAATTAACCTATCAACAGCTCTTGCAAGAAGGGCTGTTGCCGTTACTCGTCCGTACTCTGGAAGATGAGCTACGGCGCGGCGAAGCAAATAGTCCCGATGAGCAATATCAGTTTTTGCGCGCTTATTTGATGTTAGGTGATCCGGCCCATTTTGATGCAGAGACAGTACGCATAACAGTCATTACAAAATGGCGGGAAAAATTTTTATACAATGCCAGCCAGGCGCAACAGAATGAGGTAGATGACCATTTGGCTGCGCTTTTGCGATCCGTTCAGTTTAAGGCTTCCCTGCCACTCAATAATGAGTTGATAGAGCAAGCCCGCGCTACGCTCGGGCATTTACCGCTGGCGCAACGTGTCTTTAATAATCTCAAGCGGCGTCTAGAAAAAACGAATCTACCCCCCTTTAGTCTGAGTGCGGCCGCTGGACGCAATGCATCACTTGCCTTGCTGCGTCATAGCGGCGCTTCTCTGGCGGATGGCGTGTCTGGTGTTTATACGCAAAAAGGGTACGCTCAATTCAGGGTTTTATGTGACGAAGCTGTGACTGAAGTTGAAAAAGCCAATTGGGTGCTTGGACAAAAGCAGGCGGATATCAGCACGGAAAATATCGCTGCACTGAAAATCACGCTGGCGCAGCTTTATTTTAAAGAATACATAGAGCAGTGGGATAATTTTCTAAAAGATATTGATCTACTTCCTTTTGAAAAACTTGCACAGGGTGCATCGATTGCGAATTTATTGGCTGCGGCTGACTCGCCATTGCGCTTATTGGTCAATGCGGCGGTGCAGGAAACCACGTTGGCTCAAACTGACGCTGCTAAAGCGCCAGCCTATGCGTTGGAGAATACAGTAGATACGCATTTTCAGGCCTTACATGATGTGGTGAAAAAAACCGAAGCTGCAGAACAAACGCCGTTGGCGCAAGTGCTAAGCATGCTCAAGGAGGTGGCGATGTTTCTGGATGCGGCAGATACGGCGCATGCCTATAACCTGCCAATACCCACGAGCAATGCTTTAAGTCAGCTCAGGCTCGCCATCCAGGGAATGCCTGCGCCACTGCCAAATGTGCTGGATGGCGTGGTGACAGATAGTATGGCATTACTAAAAGATGGTGAACGTGCGCGCTTAAATGCATTATGGATGACTAATATTGCGCCGTTTTGCCAGCAGGCCATCGGAGGCCGTTATCCGCTGGTGGCGAACTCCATGCATGATGTGACGCAAGAAGATTTCGCCAAAATTTTTGGGCCAGGGCGCTTGATTGACGATTTTTTCGAGAAAAATCTGAAGGCCTATGTTGATATGTCCAAACCTAAATGGCGTTGGCGCAACAATACGCTTGGCATTGCGGATGATGTCTTAATGCAATTTCAACGTGCAGCGCAGATTCGCGATGCGTTTTTTCAAGATGGAGGAAAAGCGGTCTCGATTCGCTTTAATCTGAAACTGGTCAATATCGATTCAACGATTGCCAAATTTACCCTTGAGCTGGATGGACAAAAGCTATTGGCGACCCATGGCGCGGCCCAGCCGGTTCAATTCCAGTGGCCCAGCGGTAACGGTACGGGATTAGCTCAGATGACATTCTTGCCGGCAAAAGACCAGAAAGATGTGATGAAAGACGGCCCTTGGGCTGTGCTGCGCTTGCTTGATACGGGGCGTCTGGAATCAACTCAGCAGGCGGATCGTTTTAAACTAACTTTTGATTCTGCTGGCCGTAAGGTTGTTTTTGAGTTGAATGCAAGTAGTGTGATCAATCCTTTTAAGCGGACTGTGTTTGAGAAATTTCGTTGCCCGGCGCATTTGTAA
- the icmH gene encoding type IVB secretion system protein IcmH/DotU translates to MNDHQMSASEDLSEALKIFLPGHSEMTNGSTQALHLPVMPLPAGGLNPLIHAANPLLELAVLLSLQSIPPNAEELRYQICQMIKVFEQEGRASNIDIEKLGAARYCLCTFLDEVIASTAWGSEGWSSRSLLVTFHNEASGGERFFLILQRLAQQPSANKDVLELLYVILALNFEGRYRLLNDGRMQLDLIRRRLKEMLYSSQTIAGASHALSLHWQPVGHQVKRRLRLWPVWLTAVLAALGVAAFYLIFNFYLQQKVQSIVHTLRTQHLRVTPGTDEAGAPALSEPVRLEWPKLAALLNPEIEQGLLSVEQTENYALLTINGNGLFASGSAEIQPIYLSLLSHLGDILKGMPGRVVISGHTDDRPLRPGRFQSNWQLSQARAEAVRDLLISRFCAPARFTAHGRADSEPLAPNNTASNRARNRRVSIAIFAP, encoded by the coding sequence TTGAATGATCATCAAATGTCTGCTTCTGAGGATTTGAGCGAAGCCTTGAAAATTTTTTTGCCCGGACATTCTGAGATGACGAATGGGTCGACTCAGGCTTTACATCTACCCGTGATGCCGCTCCCCGCGGGGGGACTTAATCCACTCATACATGCCGCTAATCCACTGCTTGAACTGGCGGTTTTGCTCAGTCTGCAAAGCATTCCTCCAAACGCTGAAGAGCTACGTTATCAAATCTGCCAAATGATCAAGGTTTTTGAGCAGGAAGGACGCGCTTCCAATATTGATATCGAAAAACTGGGCGCAGCCCGTTATTGTTTATGTACTTTTTTGGATGAGGTGATTGCAAGTACAGCTTGGGGTTCAGAGGGATGGTCAAGTCGCAGCCTTTTAGTTACCTTTCATAATGAAGCCTCTGGTGGTGAGCGCTTTTTCTTGATTCTGCAACGGCTGGCGCAACAACCAAGCGCTAATAAAGATGTCTTGGAATTGCTATATGTCATTTTGGCGCTTAATTTTGAGGGACGTTACCGGTTGCTTAATGATGGTCGGATGCAGCTCGATTTAATTCGGCGACGGTTAAAAGAGATGCTGTACTCCTCCCAAACTATAGCCGGTGCGAGCCATGCTCTGTCATTACATTGGCAGCCAGTTGGACATCAAGTTAAGCGGCGTTTGCGGCTATGGCCGGTATGGCTGACTGCAGTTTTAGCCGCTTTGGGCGTGGCGGCTTTTTATTTGATTTTTAATTTCTATTTGCAGCAGAAGGTGCAATCTATTGTTCACACTTTGCGTACCCAACATCTACGTGTCACGCCGGGAACAGATGAAGCGGGTGCGCCCGCCTTATCTGAGCCGGTTCGTCTTGAGTGGCCCAAGCTGGCAGCTTTGTTAAACCCAGAAATTGAGCAGGGTTTACTGAGTGTTGAGCAGACTGAAAATTATGCTCTGCTCACGATTAATGGCAATGGATTGTTCGCCTCTGGCAGTGCGGAAATTCAACCTATTTATTTATCGTTGTTATCTCATCTTGGCGATATTCTGAAAGGCATGCCAGGTCGGGTTGTAATAAGTGGCCACACCGATGACCGGCCACTTAGGCCAGGGCGCTTCCAATCGAATTGGCAGCTCTCACAGGCTCGCGCAGAAGCGGTGCGGGATTTGTTAATTTCCCGCTTCTGTGCGCCAGCCCGTTTTACCGCCCATGGGAGGGCAGACTCTGAGCCATTAGCGCCGAATAACACAGCCTCTAACCGGGCGCGAAATCGGCGCGTGAGCATTGCTATTTTTGCTCCGTAG
- the tssK gene encoding type VI secretion system baseplate subunit TssK gives MTWNNKVIWSEGMLLQPQHLQQQDRYWRAQLDARCAGLQPYGYGFSVLKIDEQQLKLGKFSLLECAGVLADGTSFNLPADDDLPAPIDIPETARGILVNLALPTRRPGIPESANEDLQENFARYRLAEFEATSSHQEATGAVLMHVGKLRFQLTLETQAMNAYTLLGVARLIERLPDNQVVLDPTYIAPCLDYRISRRLASFVDEFVGLLHQRAEVLANRLAQPDLTGVAEIADFLMLQLVNRNEPLWLHYSTMTGLHPELLYQSLLQLAGELTTFSRPNKRPGEFPIYRHDKLRETFEPVMESLRSSLSMVMNPNAILLPLEEHKFGLRVATLSDPELFKSATFVLAVKANLPAQVILNRFTQQVKIGPVERIRDLVNLQLPGINLRALSVVPRQLPFHAGFTYFELDRSDELWHELTASAGLAVHIVGEFPGLEVELWAVRL, from the coding sequence ATGACTTGGAATAATAAAGTAATCTGGTCTGAAGGCATGCTTTTACAGCCTCAGCACTTACAACAGCAGGATCGGTATTGGCGGGCTCAATTGGATGCGCGATGTGCCGGGTTGCAGCCATATGGTTATGGTTTTAGCGTACTTAAAATTGATGAACAACAGCTTAAGCTAGGTAAATTTTCGTTATTGGAATGTGCCGGTGTATTGGCGGATGGCACCTCCTTTAATTTACCGGCGGATGATGATTTGCCTGCCCCCATCGATATTCCGGAAACTGCGCGCGGTATTTTGGTCAACTTGGCCTTGCCTACAAGGCGCCCCGGTATTCCTGAGTCAGCCAATGAGGATCTGCAAGAGAACTTTGCGCGCTACCGTCTGGCTGAATTTGAGGCGACCAGCAGCCATCAGGAAGCAACGGGCGCTGTATTAATGCATGTGGGCAAATTGCGTTTTCAGTTGACGCTTGAAACTCAGGCGATGAATGCCTATACCTTGCTAGGCGTAGCCCGCCTTATCGAGCGCTTGCCGGATAACCAGGTGGTGCTTGATCCAACTTATATTGCGCCTTGTCTTGATTATCGTATTTCGCGGCGGCTTGCTTCATTTGTGGATGAATTTGTCGGGCTCTTGCATCAACGTGCTGAGGTGCTCGCCAATAGATTGGCACAGCCAGACTTGACTGGAGTAGCTGAAATTGCTGATTTCTTGATGTTGCAATTGGTGAACCGTAACGAGCCTTTATGGCTTCACTATTCGACCATGACCGGGTTGCATCCTGAATTACTGTATCAAAGCCTGCTTCAGTTAGCGGGTGAGTTGACTACTTTTAGCCGACCCAACAAGCGGCCTGGCGAATTTCCAATTTACCGGCACGATAAACTGCGAGAGACCTTTGAGCCGGTGATGGAAAGCCTGCGCTCTTCGCTCAGTATGGTGATGAACCCTAACGCCATTTTATTACCGCTTGAAGAACATAAATTCGGACTCAGGGTGGCGACTCTGTCTGATCCTGAATTATTTAAATCCGCCACTTTTGTGCTTGCCGTCAAAGCCAACCTACCTGCGCAAGTTATTCTCAATCGCTTTACTCAGCAAGTCAAAATCGGTCCGGTCGAGCGCATCCGGGATTTAGTCAACTTGCAACTACCGGGCATCAATCTGCGCGCCCTTTCTGTGGTGCCGCGTCAGTTACCGTTTCATGCCGGTTTTACCTATTTTGAGCTGGATCGTAGTGACGAGCTCTGGCATGAACTTACCGCTTCTGCTGGGCTGGCAGTGCACATTGTAGGAGAATTCCCTGGTCTGGAAGTAGAGCTCTGGGCAGTCCGGCTATAA
- a CDS encoding type VI secretion system Vgr family protein, whose amino-acid sequence MPPSQKNRQIVVKTALGADILLFHQMRGAEELGRLSEYRLDLLSQDDRIDCHKMLGHDLSISVKLAAGGERQFNGIVTQFSMIRPGNPATQQLALYQAAVRPRLWLLTRAKHCRFFCEQSVPQILLHILQDYSIDVSNKCSASYPQLAHCTQYRETDFNFVSRLMEKEGIYYYFEQQNGKHTLILSDAPDSHKTLPDYAEIKYRPSVVAPLEQECIYDWNAGFEIQSSAYELNDYFFEKPSLSNQQGLLARAKRAGRTENLPGLIQEHPGGYSQIEQGERYARVGVEVCQTRMDCIRGATTARGIRPGGLFELKEHPRSDLNGKYLIVSAHYALHSDAYTSVSETVPVRPIFDCQFTAVRKETGFRSERITPKPLCCGPQSAVVVGPDNEEIWTDEYGRVKVQFHWEQLQPPASDKKLQRCWVRVSQNWAGKRWGTFFLPRVGQEVIVDFLEGDPDRPLVVGAFYNANTMPPYKLPANRALTTIKSQSSKDGSGSNELRFNDTKGEEQLFFHAEKDHETYVKNDSLSWVGHDHHEMVQGSQFLNVAGTRHQTIKGESNEKVDGNISLTAAQNMQQKVGKNYALESSQNIHLKAGMNLVIEAGQSITLKAGGAFIVIGPVSVAISGTPIQLNSGGKAGAGVGASPTAPLAAQEADDGTKKLKS is encoded by the coding sequence ATGCCGCCATCCCAGAAAAATCGTCAAATTGTGGTCAAAACTGCGCTGGGTGCTGATATTTTATTGTTTCATCAAATGCGCGGCGCTGAAGAGCTGGGTCGGCTCAGCGAATATCGGCTTGATCTATTAAGTCAAGATGATCGGATCGATTGCCATAAAATGCTGGGACACGATTTGTCTATATCAGTCAAGCTAGCGGCGGGTGGGGAGCGCCAATTTAATGGCATTGTTACGCAGTTTTCAATGATCCGTCCTGGCAATCCGGCGACGCAACAGCTGGCGCTTTATCAAGCAGCGGTTCGGCCGCGTTTGTGGCTTTTGACACGGGCTAAACATTGCCGGTTTTTTTGTGAGCAAAGCGTGCCTCAAATTCTGCTGCACATTTTGCAAGACTACAGTATTGATGTAAGCAATAAATGCTCGGCCAGTTATCCGCAACTGGCGCATTGCACGCAATACCGCGAAACGGATTTCAATTTTGTCAGCCGGTTGATGGAAAAAGAAGGCATTTATTATTATTTTGAGCAGCAAAATGGCAAACATACATTGATTTTATCTGATGCGCCAGACAGTCATAAAACGCTCCCTGATTATGCAGAAATAAAGTATCGCCCCTCAGTTGTCGCGCCACTCGAGCAAGAGTGTATTTATGATTGGAACGCAGGTTTTGAAATTCAAAGCTCAGCTTATGAGTTAAATGATTATTTTTTTGAAAAGCCTTCTTTAAGCAATCAGCAGGGTTTGCTCGCGCGCGCCAAACGCGCCGGACGAACTGAAAACTTGCCTGGCTTGATACAAGAACACCCGGGTGGCTATAGTCAAATTGAGCAGGGTGAGCGCTATGCGCGCGTAGGCGTTGAGGTTTGCCAAACGCGTATGGATTGCATCCGAGGCGCTACCACAGCGCGCGGTATTCGCCCGGGCGGACTTTTTGAGTTAAAAGAGCATCCGCGGAGCGATCTGAATGGTAAATATCTGATCGTTTCTGCACACTATGCGTTGCATTCTGATGCTTATACTTCAGTGAGCGAGACAGTGCCTGTAAGGCCTATTTTTGATTGTCAATTTACTGCCGTGCGTAAAGAAACCGGATTTCGGAGTGAGCGCATTACCCCCAAACCATTGTGCTGCGGACCACAAAGCGCGGTAGTGGTGGGGCCGGATAATGAAGAGATTTGGACGGACGAGTACGGGCGCGTTAAAGTTCAATTTCATTGGGAGCAGTTGCAACCTCCTGCTTCAGATAAAAAACTGCAGCGCTGTTGGGTACGCGTCTCGCAAAATTGGGCCGGCAAGCGCTGGGGTACCTTTTTCTTGCCGCGCGTTGGACAAGAAGTGATCGTGGATTTTCTGGAAGGCGATCCGGATCGACCTCTGGTGGTTGGCGCTTTTTACAATGCCAATACGATGCCGCCTTATAAACTGCCAGCCAATCGCGCTTTAACCACGATTAAGAGCCAGTCTAGCAAAGACGGTAGTGGCTCTAATGAATTACGTTTTAATGATACCAAAGGTGAAGAACAACTCTTTTTCCATGCAGAAAAAGATCATGAAACCTATGTTAAAAATGACTCTTTGTCATGGGTTGGGCACGATCATCATGAAATGGTGCAGGGCAGCCAATTCTTAAATGTGGCGGGGACACGACATCAGACCATAAAGGGCGAGTCCAACGAAAAAGTTGACGGTAATATTTCGCTGACGGCTGCGCAAAATATGCAGCAAAAAGTCGGCAAGAATTATGCGCTGGAGAGTAGCCAAAATATTCATCTTAAAGCCGGCATGAATCTGGTGATTGAGGCGGGACAAAGCATTACGCTTAAGGCAGGCGGTGCATTTATTGTGATCGGGCCAGTCAGTGTCGCCATTTCGGGCACTCCGATTCAATTGAATAGCGGCGGTAAGGCGGGAGCGGGGGTGGGAGCTTCACCCACCGCGCCGCTGGCAGCGCAAGAGGCGGATGATGGCACAAAAAAATTAAAATCCTGA
- a CDS encoding DUF4280 domain-containing protein, translating to MAHQVTMGAMLQCSCGTAPSSLNVLPLKRVLAEGPPAANIMDHAPMVNIMPFGMCNSLANPTVASATAAAMGVLTPMPCIPMTVAPWIPGAPTVLIANQPALNNNSKCLCTWGGSISVTNPATVKTLLP from the coding sequence ATGGCGCATCAAGTCACCATGGGCGCTATGTTGCAATGTAGCTGTGGCACGGCGCCGTCTAGCCTAAATGTCTTGCCGCTCAAGCGGGTTCTGGCCGAAGGGCCTCCTGCCGCGAATATTATGGATCATGCGCCAATGGTGAATATTATGCCCTTTGGCATGTGCAATTCGCTTGCCAATCCTACCGTTGCCTCAGCCACCGCGGCCGCAATGGGTGTTTTGACGCCAATGCCCTGTATTCCAATGACTGTCGCGCCATGGATTCCTGGCGCGCCTACGGTGCTGATTGCGAATCAACCTGCGCTAAATAATAATTCAAAGTGTCTGTGCACTTGGGGCGGTTCAATTAGCGTCACGAATCCGGCCACAGTGAAAACTCTTCTTCCTTAA